From Anopheles coluzzii chromosome 3, AcolN3, whole genome shotgun sequence, the proteins below share one genomic window:
- the LOC120959576 gene encoding uncharacterized protein LOC120959576 encodes MVAMNGQPQLIPGVVRKAAVSLQPKPSPCIVKAIKKSYPQNGIIPGSIRPVACNVCYGKAPVAIVPAPSTPCTTTGADQLTSRAVEEILRETRLGKMRAEERGSTAWRPCPLRKTNKRFLNRTLESMVKHNARVKQNTTHRSLLKLTELVRKGNEDTRERSSKPTKEKRRDRSKRNDKSHTTVIDLATDSD; translated from the exons ATGGTAGCGATGAATGGCCAACCGCAACTGATACCAGGTGTCGTGCGTAAAGCGGCTGTTTCTCTGCAACCGAAACCCTCGCCCTGCATTGTAAAGGCCATCAAAAAGTCGTATCCACAGAATGGTATCATTCCCGGATCGATAAGACCGGTTGCGTGTAACGTTTGTTATGGGAAGGCTCCTGTCGCTATTGTACCTGCTCCCAGCACACCTTGCACAACGACCGGTGCCGATCAACTGACCAG CCGAGCTGTTGAAGAGATCCTGCGCGAGACGCGGCTAGGGAAAATGCGCGCCGAAGAACGTGGCTCCACCGCCTGGCGACCGTGTCCGTTgcggaaaacaaacaaacgcttcCTAAACCGGACGCTGGAATCGATGGTGAAGCACAACGCGCGAGTAAAACAGAATACAACCCATCGGTCACTGCTCAAGCTGACCGAGCTGGTACGGAAAGGGAACGAGGATACGCGGGAACGCTCCAGTAAACCGACGAAAGAGAAGAGACGCGATCGGAGCAAGAGGAACGATAAATCTCACACGACAGTAATCGATCTCGCTACAGATAGTGACTGA
- the LOC120957858 gene encoding uncharacterized protein LOC120957858 codes for MSVQRWLSIFLFGANVLAGLLVTGCLASEAAVGSSGSTTALLLHHKLPVPIAVPTVETLPRAPSRYDGEPTGADSNAFVAADIINLDRDGAVSFIPRRDVRYQRAVPPEYAGASALPHCETFTMGDPDTKTLYNPGWPGNYPNNSDCVVVLEAPVGFLVRLDFRDHFHVEPSEECKYDFLEIRDGAHGFSTLIGKYCGQTYPPMITSKERFLWLHFHSDENIEYNGFVVVYDYVPRPTSSIYDDESCRMEVSGMEGFVNRTDVPREKQQTVIEHGLSLDCMWVVTVADGWKIQLSFLKFKLERPNDCESNFVDVFTERTDLPSRLKNFCGSIADSVVSRSNVLHIRFFAEAAAINSTFSILFTAFREKAAGETCDDTEYDCEDATCISGELRCNGRINCRFRWDEDECQKQAAAQSEHVIIIVIVFGLILGGMILLFLFNCSRKIIRDHKIIREHIRQSRESKLNELGRHSTKKLVDLDITKLPPPAFDKEPLNVLEGGGGATNASNGQYYRELGIGSVGGGSAGSGGGGGGGTGPHMFSSRIDIKADPQQADVLRGSYQEDPLSRSGTLGRDGGMCDMACQTRESLFQPVFKSKLNQSPNQLQNSIRFSTFGYESQQQQQQQQQQQEQLPAVTPPPPRVKHHHHHHHHHHGGTLDGTKSAKVNRIELEDLSPPGSGGGYDDRGDETALHQQLGQQHGHSHGHAHHTHQHPHAHQKMAHDRTNLTETGGGPGRGGGGSGGAGSYGADIRKSAPDVIIMTSSH; via the exons ATGAGTGTCCAGCGCTGGCTGAGCATTTTCCTGTTCGGTGCCAACGTGTTAGCAG GTCTCCTAGTGACGGGCTGCCTTGCGAGCGAGGCTGCCGTTGGTTCTAGCGGCTCCACCACCGCACTCCTGCTGCATCACAAGCTGCCGGTACCGATTGCGGTGCCAACCGTGGAAACGTTACCCCGAGCCCCGAGCAGGTACGATGGGGAGCCAACGGGCGCCGACAGTAACGCGTTCGTGGCGGCCGACATCATCAACCTCGACCGGGACGGTGCGGTCAGCTTTATACCGCGCCGGGACGTGCGGTACCAGCGGGCGGTACCGCCCGAGTATGCCGGCGCGTCCGCCCTGCCCCACTGCGAAACGTTCACGATGGGCGATCCGGACACGAAAACGCTGTACAATCCGGGCTGGCCGGGCAACTACCCGAACAACAGTGACTGCGTGGTGGTGCTGGAGGCACCGGTCGGTTTTCTCGTGCGGCTCGACTTCCGGGACCACTTTCACGTCGAACCGTCGGAAGAGTGCAAGTACGACTTTCTCGAG ATCCGTGACGGTGCGCACGGCTTCTCGACGCTGATCGGGAAGTACTGCGGTCAAACCTACCCGCCCATGATCACCTCGAAGGAGCGCTTCCTGTGGTTGCACTTCCACTCCGACGAAAACATCGAGTACAACGGGTTCGTCGTCGTGTACGATTACGTGCCGCGGCCTACTTCGT CCATCTACGACGACGAAAGCTGCCGGATGGAAGTTTCCGGCATGGAGGGGTTCGTCAACCGTACCGATGTGCCGCGCGAAAAGCAACAAACCGTGATCGAGCATGGGCTGTCGCTGGACTGCATGTGGGTCGTCACGGTGGCGGACGGGTGGAAG ATTCAACTATCCTTCCTCAAGTTCAAGCTGGAGCGACCGAACGATTGTGAAAGCAACTTTGTGGACGTGTTCACCGAACGGACGGACCTACCATCGAG ACTGAAAAACTTTTGCGGCTCCATTGCCGACTCGGTCGTATCGCGCTCGAACGTCCTGCACATCCGCTTCTTCGCGGAAGCGGCCGCCATTAATTCCACCTTCTCCATCCTCTTCACTGCATTTAGGGAGAAGGCGGCCGGTGAAA cctgTGACGATACGGAGTACGATTGCGAGGACGCGACCTGTATATCCGGCGAGCTGCGCTGCAACGGCCGCATCAACTGCCGGTTCCGGTGGGACGAGGACGAGTGTCAG aaacaaGCGGCCGCCCAATCGGAgcacgtcatcatcatcgtgattGTGTTCGGGCTCATCCTCGGCGGCATGATACTGCTGTTCCTGTTCAACTGCAGCAGGAAGATTATCCGCGACCACAAGATCATCCGCGAGCACATCCGGCAGTCGCGGGAAAGCAAGCTCAACGAGCTCGGGCGCCATTCGACGAAGAAGCTTGTTGATCTGGACATTACCAAGCTGCCGCCGCCCGCGTTCGACAAGGAGCCGCTGAACGTGCTGGAGGGTGGTGGCGGTGCGACGAACGCGTCCAATGGGCAGTACTATCGCGAGCTGGGCATTGGGAGCGTTGGTGGAGGAAGTGCaggaagtggtggtggtggtggtggtggaacggGACCGCACATGTTTAGCAGCCGGATAGACATCAAGGCGGACCCGCAGCAGGCGGACGTGCTGCGGGGCAGCTACCAGGAGGATCCACTGTCCCGGTCCGGGACGCTCGGGCGGGACGGCGGCATGTGTGATATGGCGTGCCAGACGCG GGAATCGCTCTTCCAGCCGGTGTTTAAAAGCAAGCTCAACCAATCACCGAACCAGCTGCAAAACAGCATACGCTTCTCCACGTTCGGCTACGAAagtcagcagcaacagcagcagcagcagcagcaacaggagcAGCTTCCTGCCGtcacaccgccaccaccgcgggtgaaacaccatcatcaccatcatcatcaccatcacggCGGGACGCTCGACGGTACGAAAAGCGCCAAGGTGAACCGGATCGAGCTGGAGGACCTATCGCCCCCTGGGTCGGGCGGCGGGTACGATGACCGTGGCGACGAGACGGCACTGCACCAACAGCTGGGCCAACAGCATGGCCACTCGCACGGTCACGCCCACCACACCCACCAGCATCCGCACGCGCACCAAAAGATGGCGCACGACCGCACCAACCTGACTGAAACTGGCGGCGGTCCTGGACGAGGTGGTGGCGGCAGTGGTGGGGCTGGTTCGTACGGGGCCGACATTCGGAAGTCGGCACCGGACGTCATCATCATGACCTCCTCCCATTGA